The window GCATCAATCCGAACACATTTCCTTTTTCATTGATGACACCCGCAATGTTGCCCACGGATCCGTTGGGGTTGTTGGCATAACGCAATACAACCTGACGGTTTGATTCCAAATGCTTCAGTCCCGCTTCATCAATATAATAATGCCCTTCCATATGGGCAATCGGCATTCGGACTTTTTCACCCTTCTTATATAATGAGGTGAAACGCGTATCGTTTCGCTCCACAATCAAATCACAATCCTCGCAGATAAACTGAAGGCTTTTGTTTCGCACCAAAACACCGGGCAAAAGCCCCGCTTCGCACAAAATTTGAAATCCGTTGCAAATTCCCAGCACCAAACCACCGCGGTCCGCAAAGGCGGCAACACTCTTCATAATGGGACTGCGGGCCGCCATCGCCCCCGTG of the Deltaproteobacteria bacterium genome contains:
- the purQ gene encoding phosphoribosylformylglycinamidine synthase subunit PurQ, with protein sequence MKFGVIQFLGSNCDADCLHVVRNVLKQDALSLWHENPDLKGVDCVILPGGFSYGDYLRTGAMAARSPIMKSVAAFADRGGLVLGICNGFQILCEAGLLPGVLVRNKSLQFICEDCDLIVERNDTRFTSLYKKGEKVRMPIAHMEGHYYIDEAGLKHLESNRQVVLRYANNPNGSVGNIAGVINEKGNVFGLMPHPERVCEKLLGGEEGAKLFKCLL